In Fusobacterium sp. IOR10, a single window of DNA contains:
- the murF gene encoding UDP-N-acetylmuramoyl-tripeptide--D-alanyl-D-alanine ligase, with protein sequence MNKLLEVIGNIYDIRENIECIKKVQMDSRKVEKGDIFFAINNGEKYIEEVLTKGASLVVTSNEKWKKNSKILVVENVIESMQIIAKEYRKNLETKIIGIIGSNGKTTVKDILYSIINSNYSSKKTEGNYNNHIGVPYSILQIEEKDKYGIIEMGMSNFGEIKVLCEIAGLDYSIITNIGDSHLEFMLNRKNVFLEKSVVKNYVENSHLLFFGDDFYLKSLSGISVGFNKENKHIISKYKLENNGSSFKLDEETYSTNLYGKHNCISSSLGIQMALMLGLSVSQVKKGLKNIKITPMRFEKIEKRGVTFINDSYNASPISMKYSLDTFSELKSDKDKIVILGDMEELGEETIRFHLDVIEHALEKNFFKVFLYGEKMEKALNKIKSKSNIVSFQDKSEIKEIVYREFNGKLILIKGSNFNQLWKIIE encoded by the coding sequence ATATTGAATGTATAAAAAAAGTTCAAATGGATAGTAGGAAAGTAGAAAAAGGAGATATATTTTTTGCAATAAATAATGGAGAAAAATATATAGAGGAAGTATTAACAAAGGGAGCTTCACTAGTTGTTACCAGTAACGAAAAATGGAAGAAAAATTCAAAAATTTTAGTGGTAGAGAATGTTATTGAAAGTATGCAGATTATTGCAAAAGAATACAGAAAAAATTTAGAAACTAAAATAATAGGAATTATTGGAAGTAATGGGAAAACAACAGTTAAAGATATATTATATTCAATAATAAATTCAAATTATAGTTCAAAAAAAACAGAAGGAAATTACAATAATCATATAGGAGTTCCTTATTCTATATTGCAGATAGAAGAAAAAGATAAATATGGAATAATAGAAATGGGAATGAGTAACTTTGGAGAAATAAAAGTTTTATGTGAAATTGCAGGTTTAGATTATTCTATAATAACAAATATTGGTGATTCACATTTGGAATTTATGCTAAATAGAAAAAATGTATTTTTAGAAAAAAGCGTAGTTAAAAATTATGTTGAAAATTCACATTTATTATTTTTTGGAGATGACTTTTATTTGAAGTCTTTAAGTGGAATTAGTGTTGGATTTAATAAGGAGAACAAACATATAATATCAAAATACAAATTAGAAAATAATGGTAGTTCTTTCAAGTTAGATGAAGAAACTTATAGTACAAATCTTTATGGGAAGCATAATTGTATAAGTAGCTCATTAGGAATACAAATGGCTTTAATGCTTGGATTATCAGTTTCACAAGTGAAAAAGGGATTGAAAAATATAAAAATAACTCCAATGAGATTTGAAAAAATTGAAAAAAGAGGGGTAACATTTATTAATGATTCATATAACGCTAGTCCAATTTCAATGAAATATTCTTTGGATACTTTCAGTGAGTTGAAATCTGATAAGGATAAAATTGTTATACTTGGAGATATGGAAGAATTAGGAGAAGAAACAATAAGATTTCATTTAGATGTTATAGAACACGCCTTAGAGAAAAATTTTTTCAAAGTTTTTTTATACGGGGAAAAAATGGAAAAAGCATTAAATAAAATTAAATCTAAAAGTAATATAGTCTCATTTCAAGATAAATCTGAAATAAAAGAAATAGTATATAGAGAATTTAATGGGAAATTAATTTTAATAAAAGGTTCCAATTTTAATCAACTTTGGAAAATTATAGAATAG
- the mraY gene encoding phospho-N-acetylmuramoyl-pentapeptide-transferase: MLYILGMTYIKMNFLKSIYLRAFIGFVFSFLIVILLGEPFIKYLKRKKLKEKIRECGPVSHYSKKGTPTMGGVLLILGSLITTLIVGNLKNKFTLLLILITILFSLIGFVDDYKKFTVNKDGLSGRKKLFGQSLISVIVWIFIKEFGLTSSNLLDFSIINPMIHNSFIYIGSLFMLIFIMLVVNGTSNAVNITDGLDGLAIMPVIISCTILATIAYFSGHIEMSNHLSLYYINGAGEIMVFLSTIIGSGLAFLWYNCYPAQIFMGDTGSLALGGIIGVIAVLLKQELLLPLIGGIFVVEAISVILQVGSYKIRKKRIFKMAPIHHHFELMNIPENKVTLRFWIISLLFGIVALGVVRLRGIL, translated from the coding sequence ATGTTATATATTTTAGGAATGACGTACATCAAAATGAATTTTTTAAAATCAATTTATTTAAGAGCTTTTATAGGTTTTGTTTTTTCTTTTTTAATAGTTATTTTATTAGGTGAACCATTTATAAAATATCTGAAAAGAAAAAAATTAAAAGAAAAAATAAGGGAATGTGGTCCAGTTTCACATTATTCTAAAAAAGGAACCCCTACAATGGGTGGAGTGTTATTAATTTTAGGCTCATTAATAACAACTTTAATAGTTGGGAATTTAAAGAATAAGTTTACACTATTATTAATTTTAATCACTATATTATTTAGTTTGATAGGCTTTGTAGATGATTATAAAAAATTTACAGTTAATAAAGATGGACTTTCAGGGAGAAAAAAACTATTTGGCCAAAGTCTAATTTCAGTAATAGTTTGGATTTTTATAAAAGAATTTGGATTAACTTCTAGCAATTTATTGGATTTTTCAATAATAAATCCGATGATTCATAATTCATTTATATATATAGGAAGTTTATTTATGTTGATATTTATAATGTTAGTTGTAAATGGAACTTCAAACGCTGTGAATATAACAGATGGTTTAGACGGATTAGCAATAATGCCTGTGATTATTAGTTGCACTATACTAGCTACAATTGCTTATTTTAGTGGGCATATTGAAATGAGTAATCATCTTAGTTTATATTATATAAATGGAGCAGGAGAGATAATGGTTTTCTTATCAACAATTATAGGATCAGGATTAGCTTTCCTTTGGTACAACTGTTATCCAGCCCAGATTTTTATGGGAGATACAGGTTCTCTTGCCTTGGGAGGTATAATAGGGGTAATAGCAGTGCTATTAAAACAGGAATTATTACTTCCTCTTATTGGGGGAATTTTTGTAGTAGAGGCTATATCAGTTATTTTACAAGTTGGTTCTTATAAAATAAGAAAAAAAAGAATTTTTAAAATGGCTCCAATACATCATCATTTTGAACTGATGAATATTCCAGAAAATAAAGTGACATTAAGATTTTGGATAATCTCTTTATTGTTTGGAATAGTTGCTTTAGGGGTAGTAAGATTAAGAGGAATTTTATAA